In one window of Rhizobium glycinendophyticum DNA:
- a CDS encoding NACHT domain-containing protein: MDEFIELRRNFYAVPKDVSNLADYEEMPRWAFSSAIHWDDLESEYRTIILAEAGSGKTIEIQQATKRVRAAGKHAFFIRLEYLLDGIEDAFDDPQTGTFDEFDCWLRSDDEGWLFLDSVDEARLSDPRDFEKSIRKLARKLGSACQRTHIFITSRISEWRPKTDLDLLVAQLPYQAEAGAIRPNVDMAGPERVDEVLFPDIEDDGETSKPEKMRGTFRVVTLGPLDDDQVKQLAQALNVTNEREFFDQIERRDVRDYLSRPQDFIELVSFWKTNGRIGTRAELLEADIEQRLRERDPNRDRLKPLTWSKAYLGAKRLAAAVTYQKMSRIQVPDSQLRLDCIDPSKVLDDWLADDISSLLSRPIFDQAIYGTVRFHHRSVREFLCAAWLLELIAEGKSRREIENLLFRVQYGLEVVVPTSKPILPWLSIGDQRIRERVMKIAPEVLFHDGDPTKLPHDDRAAIIRDVCNRIKQETLFRSSLDYSAIRRFATDDLEHTVNRLLVLHKSDPNLNTLLLGFVWQGKYASCRDIAFEIAIDPAQDKYSRIAAVRALDVVGVNQQKTDAATLIVRSRPHASRRLLSEVVDLFVPEHLPISELLACLEHTIEPKEIGHSDLERSLRNLVSRLSEGDLVETLHGLSPLLKRSPFAERNQLELSKAFRWLLPIAAKIAAQLIALKSRHALERDSLVAISLTSLDRNWNGNGNGDERHNFQDAVRSWGDLNRALFWFDVEDARKLKLAENGERLTDWWHARIFRDYWEFRAEELPYFIEQIEEREDQDDKLVALTMALHLYVQAGRPPVELRALRRKVKGNSELEAVMKGRLRPAKLSETERKWKKQDSEYKRRRREREKRSAEIYEQNRQWLIENHTQMLDNREAAKGSVWRCQMNLHSEMRQSAPDGNKWAYSNWRDLEVIYGSAVAQSFRDSMVAYWREYQPTLRSEGLENPNRVPEAIVLGLSGIAIESSETIDWPSGLTKAEADLAVRYALWEMNGFPAWLVSLSKAFPEIVHDRFAGEIEWEVTTSGNEVEPNYILSDLLWHGHDLQIFISRTIIDILQRRLPKSYRSLENALLIVVRDEVISDKEISIFASNVIAKTSDFITKSFLVALLVSVDPDPGIERLQDVLRDLDDEQLRTEFCMNFAVQLLGGRRSGGKFRENYKNARHLRQLYFVLHENIKRKDDIERAGKGVYSPGLRDDAQDARNTVFKLLCEIPGKETYLALKEIAENYPEIETRAWMMTHAVGRSIQDSDLSAWQPNDVKDFSREAEILPSDHRQLFELACSRLLDLKDDLENGDTSIADILVNATRETQLRNFVGGWLRDRARSRYVVPQEDELADAKRPDLRFLTTGFDGPVPIEVKIVDRWSGPKLFERVENQLCNDYLRDMRSSNGIFLLLRNGKQSSWNHPVTGEGLDFSKLCVALQAYAEALVATRFDIDAVRIIGIDLTLRAIPARTS; encoded by the coding sequence ATGGATGAATTTATAGAGCTTCGTCGCAATTTTTACGCCGTTCCGAAGGACGTATCAAATCTGGCCGACTACGAAGAGATGCCGCGTTGGGCCTTCTCATCGGCAATTCATTGGGATGATCTAGAGAGTGAATATCGGACCATCATTCTCGCAGAGGCTGGGTCTGGGAAAACCATAGAAATACAGCAAGCGACGAAGAGGGTCAGAGCGGCCGGGAAGCATGCATTTTTCATTCGTCTCGAATATCTTCTGGATGGAATAGAAGATGCATTCGATGACCCGCAGACGGGTACGTTCGATGAATTTGACTGCTGGCTCAGGTCTGATGATGAAGGTTGGTTGTTCCTAGACTCTGTCGACGAAGCGAGACTCAGCGATCCCCGGGACTTCGAAAAGTCGATCAGAAAGCTAGCCAGAAAACTCGGGTCGGCGTGTCAACGTACCCATATCTTCATAACGAGCAGGATTTCAGAATGGCGTCCAAAGACTGACCTTGATCTTCTTGTCGCCCAGCTACCTTATCAGGCTGAAGCTGGAGCGATCCGACCTAACGTCGATATGGCGGGGCCGGAACGCGTGGATGAGGTGCTCTTCCCCGATATTGAGGATGATGGCGAAACATCAAAGCCTGAAAAAATGCGAGGGACGTTTCGCGTCGTCACTCTTGGTCCTTTAGATGATGACCAGGTTAAGCAATTGGCTCAGGCATTAAACGTCACGAATGAAAGGGAATTCTTCGACCAGATCGAAAGAAGAGATGTCAGAGATTACCTCTCGCGCCCCCAAGATTTTATTGAGTTGGTCAGCTTCTGGAAGACAAACGGGCGTATTGGTACGCGTGCAGAGTTGCTGGAAGCGGATATCGAACAGAGGCTTCGGGAGCGCGATCCAAATCGAGACCGGCTAAAACCGCTGACTTGGAGCAAAGCATATCTTGGCGCAAAGCGACTTGCTGCTGCAGTGACGTATCAGAAAATGTCTCGCATTCAGGTGCCAGACAGTCAGTTGCGCCTCGACTGCATCGATCCTTCGAAGGTGCTGGACGATTGGTTGGCGGACGACATTTCTTCCCTTTTATCCCGCCCAATTTTCGACCAAGCAATATACGGTACGGTTCGATTTCATCATCGTTCTGTTCGCGAGTTCCTTTGTGCAGCTTGGCTACTGGAACTGATTGCAGAAGGGAAATCCCGCCGCGAAATCGAAAACTTGTTGTTCAGGGTGCAATATGGCCTTGAAGTCGTTGTGCCCACCTCCAAGCCAATACTCCCTTGGCTGTCCATCGGCGATCAACGTATTCGCGAACGAGTGATGAAGATCGCACCGGAAGTTCTTTTTCACGATGGTGATCCAACGAAACTTCCCCACGATGATCGAGCGGCGATCATTAGAGACGTGTGCAACCGAATCAAACAGGAAACGCTATTCCGCTCTTCATTGGATTATTCAGCGATAAGGCGTTTCGCGACCGATGACTTGGAGCATACGGTCAACCGCCTGCTTGTCCTCCACAAAAGCGACCCCAACCTGAACACCCTTCTTCTTGGATTTGTTTGGCAAGGAAAGTACGCCTCATGCCGGGATATTGCGTTTGAGATCGCCATTGATCCGGCTCAGGATAAGTACAGCCGAATTGCTGCCGTACGGGCTTTGGATGTGGTGGGGGTCAACCAGCAGAAAACGGATGCAGCCACGTTGATCGTAAGATCGAGACCTCATGCCAGCAGACGGTTATTATCTGAGGTGGTCGATCTGTTCGTACCAGAGCACCTGCCTATCAGCGAGCTTTTGGCTTGCCTGGAACATACCATCGAGCCGAAGGAGATAGGCCACTCTGACCTCGAACGATCTCTTAGAAATCTGGTCAGCCGCCTTTCAGAGGGCGACCTCGTTGAGACGCTTCATGGGCTGTCACCGCTGTTGAAGCGCTCACCGTTCGCGGAACGCAATCAGCTTGAGCTTTCAAAAGCTTTTAGATGGCTTCTTCCCATAGCAGCCAAGATCGCGGCACAATTGATCGCATTGAAATCTAGGCACGCCCTGGAACGCGACAGCCTTGTAGCAATATCCCTCACCTCTCTGGATAGGAACTGGAACGGGAACGGGAATGGCGATGAACGTCATAATTTTCAAGATGCCGTTAGGTCTTGGGGAGACCTCAACAGGGCGCTCTTCTGGTTTGACGTGGAGGATGCCCGAAAGCTTAAATTAGCTGAAAATGGTGAGCGACTAACCGATTGGTGGCATGCCCGGATTTTCAGGGACTACTGGGAATTCCGAGCTGAAGAACTCCCATATTTCATCGAGCAGATAGAAGAGCGTGAAGATCAGGATGACAAGCTCGTCGCATTGACCATGGCCTTACACCTTTATGTGCAGGCAGGAAGGCCACCCGTAGAATTGAGAGCCCTTCGCCGAAAGGTCAAAGGAAATTCGGAGCTGGAAGCTGTGATGAAGGGACGCCTTCGGCCTGCCAAACTTTCCGAAACGGAGCGGAAATGGAAAAAGCAGGATAGCGAATATAAGCGTCGACGCCGCGAACGAGAAAAGAGGTCTGCGGAAATATACGAGCAAAATCGGCAGTGGCTCATCGAGAACCACACCCAGATGCTGGACAATCGTGAAGCAGCGAAAGGGTCGGTCTGGCGTTGCCAGATGAACCTTCACTCAGAAATGCGCCAGTCTGCGCCAGACGGGAATAAATGGGCCTATTCCAATTGGCGTGACCTGGAAGTGATCTACGGTTCTGCTGTAGCCCAATCGTTTCGAGATAGCATGGTGGCCTATTGGCGCGAGTATCAGCCGACTCTACGATCTGAGGGCTTAGAAAATCCGAACAGAGTTCCGGAGGCCATCGTTCTTGGCCTCAGCGGAATCGCCATTGAAAGCAGCGAAACCATCGATTGGCCGTCCGGGCTGACGAAAGCGGAAGCAGACCTAGCAGTGCGGTACGCATTGTGGGAAATGAACGGATTTCCGGCATGGCTGGTGAGTTTGAGCAAAGCGTTTCCTGAGATCGTTCATGACCGATTTGCTGGCGAGATCGAATGGGAAGTCACTACGTCTGGCAACGAGGTTGAACCCAATTACATTTTGTCAGATTTGCTATGGCATGGCCATGACCTTCAAATTTTCATCTCTCGGACAATTATCGACATACTTCAACGTCGACTTCCTAAGAGCTACCGTAGTCTAGAAAATGCTCTTCTTATTGTTGTTCGTGACGAGGTGATATCGGACAAGGAAATATCGATATTTGCTTCGAACGTGATTGCGAAGACATCAGATTTCATAACCAAATCCTTCCTTGTTGCGCTCTTGGTCTCTGTTGATCCTGATCCTGGCATTGAGAGACTTCAAGACGTCCTTCGCGATCTCGACGATGAACAATTGCGAACGGAGTTTTGTATGAATTTTGCCGTGCAGCTTTTAGGTGGCAGACGATCTGGTGGTAAGTTTCGGGAAAATTACAAAAATGCTCGGCACTTGCGACAGCTCTATTTTGTCCTCCATGAGAATATCAAGCGCAAGGATGACATCGAGCGCGCAGGTAAAGGCGTTTATTCTCCAGGCCTCCGAGACGACGCCCAAGACGCGAGGAATACCGTTTTCAAGTTGCTGTGTGAGATTCCAGGTAAGGAGACCTACCTTGCACTCAAAGAAATTGCGGAGAACTATCCAGAAATCGAGACACGGGCTTGGATGATGACCCATGCCGTCGGGCGGTCTATCCAAGACTCTGATTTGTCCGCATGGCAGCCAAATGATGTGAAAGATTTTTCGCGCGAAGCTGAAATCCTGCCTTCCGATCACCGCCAATTATTCGAACTTGCGTGCTCGCGCCTTCTCGATCTCAAGGACGACCTGGAAAATGGTGACACGAGCATAGCCGACATATTGGTCAACGCGACCAGGGAAACTCAACTGCGCAACTTCGTAGGAGGATGGCTTCGAGATCGCGCCCGTAGCCGGTACGTGGTTCCACAAGAGGACGAGCTAGCTGACGCGAAGAGACCGGACCTTCGTTTCTTGACAACCGGCTTTGACGGCCCTGTGCCAATCGAAGTTAAAATTGTCGACCGCTGGTCTGGCCCCAAGCTGTTTGAACGGGTCGAAAACCAGCTGTGCAACGATTACCTTCGTGACATGCGATCATCGAACGGTATTTTCTTATTGTTGCGAAACGGAAAACAATCGTCGTGGAACCATCCAGTTACTGGGGAAGGTTTGGATTTCAGCAAGCTTTGTGTGGCGCTGCAGGCGTATGCGGAGGCTTTGGTCGCAACTCGTTTCGACATTGATGCTGTAAGAATCATCGGAATCGATCTGACGCTCAGGGCGATACCGGCACGCACGTCGTAA
- a CDS encoding nucleotidyltransferase has protein sequence MGVAENFRAFRDKYLIPTDTVGSISYRYKRITKQLNKDFWNTDSETAHSLYVGSYGRDTAAKGVSDLDVSFTLPNSLYHTYNAYANNGQSALLQAVRQSIMRTYSTTSVGGDGQVCVIKFDDGITFEILPVFVNSANTFNFADSNGGGSWRTCDPRSEMQAFLARNREANGNLKAIARMARVWKQHSNVQISGMLIDTLAFNFISAWEYKDKSYLYHDFLVRDFMHYMATRDVNQEYWLAPGSGSRVYRTGNFQRPAATAYQNALKAIQNETDNQFWARTQAWQAIFGSAYPS, from the coding sequence ATGGGAGTTGCCGAAAACTTTCGCGCATTTCGAGACAAGTATCTAATCCCGACGGATACAGTCGGCTCGATATCCTACCGATACAAGCGCATTACCAAGCAGTTGAACAAGGATTTTTGGAATACGGATTCCGAAACCGCTCATAGCTTATACGTTGGTTCCTATGGGAGAGACACTGCCGCAAAGGGCGTGAGCGACCTCGATGTTTCGTTCACGCTACCGAATTCGCTGTATCACACATACAACGCTTACGCGAACAACGGACAATCAGCGCTTCTCCAAGCTGTCCGGCAGTCAATCATGAGAACATACTCGACTACGAGTGTGGGCGGCGATGGCCAAGTCTGTGTTATCAAGTTTGATGATGGCATCACATTCGAAATTCTGCCGGTATTTGTAAACAGCGCGAACACCTTCAATTTTGCCGATTCGAACGGTGGAGGAAGTTGGCGAACATGCGATCCACGGTCGGAGATGCAGGCGTTTCTAGCCCGCAATCGTGAGGCAAACGGCAATTTGAAAGCTATCGCACGAATGGCGCGGGTTTGGAAGCAGCACAGCAACGTCCAGATCAGCGGCATGCTAATCGACACACTCGCATTCAACTTTATCAGCGCTTGGGAGTACAAGGACAAGTCTTATCTGTACCATGATTTCCTAGTGAGAGATTTTATGCACTATATGGCAACACGTGACGTTAATCAGGAATACTGGCTGGCTCCCGGCAGTGGGTCTCGCGTCTATCGTACCGGTAACTTTCAAAGGCCCGCCGCTACGGCATATCAAAACGCATTAAAGGCAATTCAGAATGAAACCGACAATCAGTTCTGGGCAAGAACCCAAGCCTGGCAAGCAATCTTTGGTAGCGCCTATCCAAGCTGA
- a CDS encoding SLATT domain-containing protein, which produces MKPTISSGQEPKPGKQSLVAPIQADITVNLEALESQIRECFGRVVYAHKTHEKDGDLCAQTLRRFKLLQIIVSSITASGTLAVLLADELWIKLATALVSLIGLFITGYMKGFDPGAAAQKHRDTAADLWVIRESYLSLLTDMASHSTTLTNATERRDQLQSALAAIYKSAPHTTPKGYLKAQEALQRLEDYTFNDGEIDKFLPPNLKKTGI; this is translated from the coding sequence ATGAAACCGACAATCAGTTCTGGGCAAGAACCCAAGCCTGGCAAGCAATCTTTGGTAGCGCCTATCCAAGCTGACATAACGGTTAATCTTGAAGCGCTGGAAAGTCAGATCAGAGAATGCTTCGGTCGTGTCGTCTATGCCCATAAGACGCATGAGAAGGATGGCGATCTCTGTGCTCAAACACTTCGCCGATTCAAATTGCTCCAGATAATCGTGTCATCGATCACGGCGTCAGGCACGCTTGCGGTGCTGCTGGCTGACGAACTTTGGATCAAGCTTGCAACCGCTTTAGTTTCTCTGATCGGGCTCTTCATAACTGGGTACATGAAAGGGTTTGACCCAGGTGCCGCAGCTCAGAAGCACCGCGACACCGCAGCAGACCTCTGGGTCATACGCGAAAGCTATCTTTCATTACTGACTGATATGGCTTCTCATTCAACTACTTTGACCAATGCAACCGAGAGGCGCGATCAACTTCAATCAGCTCTTGCTGCAATCTACAAGTCAGCGCCGCACACGACGCCCAAGGGCTATCTGAAGGCGCAAGAAGCGCTTCAACGACTGGAAGACTATACATTCAATGACGGCGAGATTGACAAATTCCTACCGCCTAACCTGAAAAAAACGGGCATCTAG
- a CDS encoding disulfide bond formation protein B: MHSNRSLLHSDTSLAVLLTAGMALVVGSALGFEHIGGYIPCALCLMQRNPYYIGIGVGVVAVLSSILRLPPIVTKLLFVTIAVLMLVGMGLGIYHSGVEWKFWEGPASCTIGATGGDTPVNVLDALNATKAPSCTEATLRVLGLSFAGWNVLTSAALAAIAIWAAFRNRAA; encoded by the coding sequence ATGCACAGCAACAGGTCCCTCCTCCATTCCGACACATCTCTTGCCGTTCTGCTGACGGCAGGCATGGCATTGGTTGTCGGTTCGGCCCTCGGCTTCGAACATATCGGCGGCTACATTCCCTGCGCGCTCTGCCTGATGCAGCGCAATCCCTATTACATCGGCATCGGCGTCGGCGTTGTCGCGGTCCTCTCGTCGATCCTTCGCCTGCCGCCGATTGTGACGAAACTGCTGTTCGTGACTATTGCCGTGCTGATGCTGGTTGGCATGGGCCTGGGCATCTATCATTCGGGCGTCGAGTGGAAGTTCTGGGAAGGCCCCGCAAGCTGCACCATCGGCGCGACCGGCGGGGACACGCCGGTCAACGTGCTCGATGCGTTGAACGCCACCAAGGCGCCGTCCTGCACCGAAGCGACGCTGCGCGTGCTCGGCCTTTCCTTTGCCGGCTGGAACGTGCTGACGAGTGCGGCTCTCGCCGCTATCGCCATATGGGCAGCTTTTCGCAACCGCGCGGCCTGA
- a CDS encoding SIR2 family protein has protein sequence MRFLAGGPAIPDELLVARDNGRVIFFCGAGVSRARTGLPDFFGLAEAVIKELRVPATSPAHKILAEARDIENRTGVAGLISADKLFGLLERDYLRRDIEAAVAKSLRPKDNADLSAHQILLDLATAPNGRVQLVTTNFDRLFNECKAGVGCSQFPRLPDPARQGDIDGIVYLHGRATAEYDAAENEGFVLSSASFGRAYLSDGWATSFFKEILKRFVVVFVGYTADDPPVQYLLEALNLDLGTLEGVYAFQSGAQDEAVERWRHKGVQAIPYDPKAQHEALWKTLEAWSVRARDIDGWHNGVLRKALEGPRNLAAHERGQVAHIVSTPEGAKRFATYDQTLPAEWLCVFDQGVRFARPSHLWVNHQRGPYVDPFDLYGLDTDDPPKQIDPDDHFPKREIPRSAWSAFDVNPGDFTGSSPNLSSPLRGYGSTAPAAIPLRLQIIGDWITKVAHSPTAVWWAGRQVGLNPELCERIRWELRQDGADSDVRRCWRLLFESWAHRPRPHRREWYELQEATKLDGWTSTAIRELGSISRPYLTAKPPYLEGPIPPDPEATVDIDRVVRADVEYPDVTMDVSVPAELSLQLIRECRRNLETALDLETETGGFDLDRISPINRDPDPQIDGHERFRGLSRLVLSYVKMLSAYLEVNATACRREMMTWPLDDDTIFARLRIWALGNDKMVPESSVSETMDMISRDAFWSPYHQRDLLLSIKQRWESLGATEKSEFERRICEGPARWEEEDQEKYDERRAWAVASRIQWLASNTDGLSFDVTGLLAELRISAPDWNPGYADGATESLEGRGGVVQKDKDISSLNNMPASEVLAFSRQASSNRREFLVERDPFAGLVEKYPLRALAALTYAARTNEFPQWAWDRFLSADARTSDKERLICLIAERVIRYPVDCLTFIIRPLARWFKTVAGKLSRSDVSVFDQLFSKLVEILKANPESGVSAIIRGNKEPDWTMEAINAPVGNLADALIQDPRKDGLTAKQGFPAKWLAHVEGLLNLPGDLRRHALVIFSHQISWLDAVDPDWTRSNILPVLDGEDTLDEDAMWAGFLWAARVPNTELYQLLKPHLLRRAREKNSGRRGYNQVIAGMLLAGWASRDQSGEKLISDQEFHDLLTTSDDDLRQNVIWQAKSFADDKDATVPETGLNWSELLVMLLKDVWPKQKAAKSPAISSRLCDLALSAEDNFEVMVDSILPLVSKIEGDQMYSPIADSTENTVIEQFPSKFLELLYAVLPENAKSWPYGAARALKRIGEAEPFLKTDVRMLELLRRLEFG, from the coding sequence TTGAGATTTCTTGCAGGCGGCCCCGCGATTCCCGATGAACTCCTTGTTGCCCGTGACAACGGGCGTGTCATATTTTTTTGCGGAGCAGGTGTTTCCCGAGCACGAACCGGTTTGCCAGATTTTTTCGGCCTCGCCGAGGCCGTCATAAAGGAACTTAGAGTTCCGGCGACTAGTCCAGCCCATAAGATTCTTGCTGAAGCGAGGGATATTGAGAACCGCACCGGGGTCGCCGGTCTTATCTCAGCAGATAAGCTCTTCGGCCTCCTCGAACGGGATTATCTTCGCCGTGACATCGAAGCGGCAGTGGCAAAGTCTCTTCGCCCGAAAGACAACGCCGATCTGTCCGCACATCAAATATTGTTGGACCTTGCTACCGCTCCGAATGGAAGGGTCCAATTGGTTACAACGAATTTCGACCGCTTATTTAATGAATGCAAGGCTGGCGTGGGATGCTCGCAGTTCCCGCGCCTTCCCGATCCCGCCCGCCAAGGCGATATTGACGGAATCGTCTACTTGCATGGCCGGGCGACAGCTGAGTACGACGCAGCTGAAAACGAAGGATTTGTGCTTTCGAGCGCAAGTTTCGGCAGAGCTTATCTGTCGGATGGCTGGGCAACCTCGTTTTTCAAAGAGATTCTAAAACGCTTTGTGGTGGTTTTCGTCGGTTACACTGCTGATGATCCACCCGTCCAATATCTTCTAGAAGCATTAAATCTTGATTTGGGCACCCTCGAAGGGGTGTACGCCTTTCAATCAGGGGCGCAAGACGAGGCGGTCGAACGCTGGAGGCACAAAGGCGTTCAAGCCATTCCTTACGATCCAAAAGCTCAGCATGAAGCGCTCTGGAAGACGTTGGAGGCATGGTCGGTACGGGCCCGTGATATCGACGGTTGGCATAATGGTGTACTTCGGAAGGCCCTTGAAGGGCCGAGAAATCTAGCAGCACATGAACGCGGTCAGGTCGCCCACATAGTGAGTACGCCCGAAGGCGCGAAGCGATTTGCGACGTACGACCAGACGCTACCAGCAGAGTGGCTGTGTGTGTTCGACCAGGGGGTCCGCTTCGCCAGGCCCAGTCATCTCTGGGTGAATCATCAGCGTGGCCCATATGTTGATCCCTTCGACCTCTACGGCTTGGACACAGATGACCCTCCTAAGCAAATCGATCCCGACGACCATTTCCCGAAGAGAGAGATACCACGCTCGGCTTGGAGTGCCTTCGATGTCAATCCTGGAGATTTCACCGGCAGCAGTCCTAATCTATCTTCGCCTCTTCGGGGCTACGGCTCCACTGCACCAGCAGCGATTCCACTTCGACTTCAAATTATTGGGGATTGGATCACGAAAGTAGCTCATAGTCCCACAGCAGTATGGTGGGCCGGGCGGCAAGTCGGGCTCAATCCAGAGCTGTGCGAACGTATTCGATGGGAACTAAGACAAGATGGAGCCGATTCAGATGTTCGCAGGTGTTGGCGCTTACTTTTTGAAAGCTGGGCGCACCGGCCGCGACCTCATCGGCGCGAATGGTATGAACTTCAGGAAGCAACCAAGCTGGATGGTTGGACTTCGACAGCTATCAGAGAACTCGGATCGATAAGTCGTCCATACTTGACGGCAAAGCCCCCTTATCTCGAAGGGCCTATCCCGCCGGACCCAGAGGCTACAGTCGATATTGACCGCGTTGTTCGAGCGGATGTGGAATATCCAGATGTCACGATGGACGTTTCAGTACCGGCTGAGCTTTCTCTTCAATTAATACGCGAATGTCGGCGCAACCTGGAAACCGCTCTTGATCTTGAAACCGAGACCGGCGGCTTTGATCTTGACCGGATCAGTCCGATCAACCGTGATCCGGACCCCCAAATTGATGGACATGAACGCTTCCGAGGTCTTAGCAGGCTCGTACTAAGCTACGTGAAGATGCTGAGTGCCTACCTTGAAGTAAATGCGACAGCCTGTCGTAGAGAAATGATGACTTGGCCGTTGGATGACGACACCATATTTGCAAGGCTTAGAATTTGGGCTCTTGGGAACGATAAAATGGTGCCGGAGTCTAGCGTTTCCGAGACCATGGACATGATCAGTCGAGATGCCTTCTGGTCTCCATACCATCAGCGAGATTTGCTTTTGTCCATCAAGCAGCGATGGGAAAGCCTTGGGGCAACAGAAAAGTCGGAGTTCGAACGGCGAATTTGTGAAGGTCCTGCTCGGTGGGAAGAGGAAGATCAGGAAAAATATGATGAGAGGCGAGCATGGGCTGTTGCTTCACGTATTCAATGGCTCGCATCCAATACAGACGGTTTAAGCTTTGATGTGACCGGGTTGCTCGCCGAGCTACGTATATCAGCACCAGATTGGAACCCCGGTTACGCAGATGGAGCAACCGAGTCTTTGGAAGGACGCGGTGGGGTTGTTCAAAAGGACAAAGACATCTCCTCGCTCAATAATATGCCAGCTTCGGAGGTGCTTGCTTTTTCGCGCCAAGCATCCAGCAACAGGCGTGAATTTCTCGTCGAACGCGACCCTTTTGCAGGACTTGTTGAGAAGTATCCTCTTCGAGCTTTAGCCGCACTTACCTATGCAGCGAGGACTAACGAATTCCCACAATGGGCGTGGGATCGTTTTCTTTCAGCCGACGCGAGAACGTCGGACAAGGAACGCTTAATCTGCCTGATCGCAGAGAGGGTCATCCGTTATCCGGTAGATTGCCTAACTTTCATTATTAGGCCGCTTGCCCGTTGGTTTAAAACGGTCGCGGGAAAACTGTCTCGCTCGGATGTGAGCGTCTTCGATCAACTGTTCTCTAAACTTGTTGAAATCCTGAAGGCGAACCCCGAGAGTGGAGTGTCGGCGATTATTCGTGGCAACAAGGAGCCGGACTGGACGATGGAGGCAATCAATGCTCCCGTTGGAAATCTGGCGGATGCCCTGATCCAAGACCCGAGAAAAGATGGATTGACTGCAAAGCAAGGGTTTCCGGCCAAGTGGCTTGCTCACGTGGAGGGCTTGCTTAATCTGCCGGGCGATCTCCGCCGTCACGCACTGGTAATCTTCTCGCACCAAATCAGTTGGCTCGATGCTGTCGATCCTGACTGGACACGCTCAAATATCCTGCCGGTGTTGGACGGAGAGGATACTCTCGACGAAGATGCGATGTGGGCAGGATTCCTCTGGGCTGCAAGGGTGCCAAACACCGAACTTTACCAATTGCTAAAACCTCATCTGCTTAGGCGAGCGCGTGAGAAAAACTCCGGTCGGCGTGGCTACAACCAGGTGATCGCGGGAATGCTGCTGGCTGGATGGGCCAGTCGTGACCAATCAGGTGAGAAGCTCATAAGCGATCAGGAATTCCATGATCTTCTTACCACTTCGGACGATGACCTTCGTCAAAACGTGATTTGGCAAGCGAAGAGCTTCGCAGACGACAAGGATGCAACTGTACCGGAGACAGGCCTCAATTGGTCCGAGCTGCTTGTCATGCTCCTAAAAGATGTATGGCCCAAGCAGAAGGCAGCGAAATCTCCGGCAATCTCTTCTCGCCTTTGCGACCTAGCGCTCTCAGCGGAAGATAATTTCGAAGTAATGGTAGATTCTATCCTGCCACTTGTCTCAAAGATCGAGGGCGACCAAATGTATTCACCTATAGCCGACAGCACAGAAAACACTGTTATAGAACAGTTTCCTTCTAAATTTTTGGAATTGTTATATGCGGTTTTGCCCGAAAACGCGAAATCGTGGCCCTACGGAGCTGCTCGCGCACTTAAGCGCATCGGCGAAGCCGAACCATTCCTGAAAACCGATGTCCGGATGCTTGAGTTGCTGCGAAGGCTTGAATTTGGTTGA
- a CDS encoding YqaA family protein, with translation MLRRIYQWTMSLAGTRHAEKALAGVSFIESSFFPIPPDVLLIPMVIARRDRWLRLAVVCTVASVLGAFLGYAIGMFLFETIGRPILAFYGKEDAFDQVAQWYNTWGGWGVLFAAVTPFPYKVLTIFSGATGLNFLTFTVVSIIGRAARFFLVAFLLKLYGEPIRIFIEKYLGLLFTLFMALLIGGFYLVKVIL, from the coding sequence ATGCTGCGCCGAATCTACCAATGGACCATGTCACTGGCGGGCACGCGCCATGCCGAAAAAGCGCTTGCCGGCGTCTCCTTTATCGAAAGCTCCTTCTTTCCAATCCCGCCGGATGTGCTGCTGATCCCGATGGTGATCGCCCGGCGTGACCGCTGGCTGCGGCTCGCAGTGGTGTGCACAGTCGCTTCCGTTCTGGGCGCCTTCCTCGGTTATGCCATCGGCATGTTTCTGTTCGAGACGATCGGCCGTCCGATCCTCGCCTTCTACGGCAAGGAAGACGCCTTCGATCAGGTAGCACAGTGGTACAACACCTGGGGTGGCTGGGGCGTGCTTTTTGCCGCTGTGACACCGTTTCCCTATAAGGTGCTGACGATCTTCTCCGGTGCGACCGGCCTCAACTTTCTGACCTTCACGGTCGTCAGCATCATCGGTCGCGCTGCCCGCTTCTTCCTCGTCGCCTTCCTCCTGAAGCTGTACGGCGAACCGATCCGCATCTTCATCGAGAAATATCTCGGCCTTCTTTTCACCCTCTTCATGGCGCTGCTGATCGGCGGCTTCTATCTGGTCAAGGTCATCCTCTGA